In one Saccharibacillus brassicae genomic region, the following are encoded:
- the atpE gene encoding F0F1 ATP synthase subunit C: MGAMALIAAAIAVGLGALGAGIGNGLIISKTVEGIARQPEAKSTLQTTMFIGVGLVEALPIIGVVLAFIFYAAA; this comes from the coding sequence TTGGGAGCTATGGCATTGATTGCCGCTGCAATTGCAGTCGGTTTGGGCGCACTCGGCGCAGGTATTGGTAACGGTCTGATCATCAGCAAAACGGTTGAGGGTATCGCACGTCAGCCGGAAGCAAAATCGACGCTGCAAACGACAATGTTTATCGGTGTCGGTCTGGTCGAAGCACTGCCGATCATCGGCGTGGTCCTGGCGTTCATTTTCTACGCCGCGGCATAA
- the atpB gene encoding F0F1 ATP synthase subunit A, producing the protein MHEAPIIMLGGMRFDLSIILMLIVSCTVVFLIAKLATRNMSVENPGKLQNFMEWVIEFVQNQVAGTMDMKKGRPFVTLAVTLIMFIFVSNMLGLPFGIVMHPHSAEEATIFGQPIITAVEAFNSAAAAGQEPHVEIAFWKSPTADVSVAMALAAMIFILVHFLGITKNTKAYFKHYFEPYPVFFPINLIEQFSSLLTHGMRLYGNIFAGEVLISVILKLAAVNVVGMIASIPLMAIWQGFSIFVGAIQAFVFTILALVYISQKVETHDEH; encoded by the coding sequence ATGCATGAAGCTCCAATAATTATGCTCGGAGGGATGCGCTTCGATCTTTCGATCATCCTGATGTTGATCGTAAGCTGTACGGTCGTGTTCCTGATTGCCAAGCTGGCAACCCGTAACATGTCCGTCGAAAATCCGGGCAAGCTCCAGAACTTCATGGAATGGGTCATCGAATTCGTTCAGAATCAGGTGGCCGGAACGATGGACATGAAGAAAGGCAGACCTTTCGTAACGCTGGCCGTGACGCTGATCATGTTTATCTTCGTCAGCAACATGCTGGGCCTTCCGTTCGGTATCGTAATGCATCCGCACAGCGCGGAAGAAGCGACAATCTTCGGCCAACCGATCATTACCGCCGTGGAAGCGTTCAACTCGGCAGCCGCCGCAGGACAGGAACCGCACGTGGAGATCGCGTTCTGGAAATCGCCTACCGCCGACGTTTCCGTCGCCATGGCGCTGGCCGCGATGATTTTCATCCTGGTCCACTTCCTGGGCATCACGAAAAATACCAAGGCTTATTTCAAGCACTACTTCGAGCCGTATCCGGTATTCTTCCCGATCAACTTGATCGAGCAGTTCTCCAGTCTCCTGACGCACGGCATGCGTCTCTACGGCAATATCTTTGCCGGCGAGGTTCTGATCAGCGTGATCCTGAAGCTGGCAGCCGTCAACGTCGTAGGCATGATCGCTTCCATTCCGCTGATGGCGATCTGGCAAGGATTCAGTATTTTCGTAGGCGCGATCCAGGCTTTCGTCTTTACGATTCTGGCACTGGTCTACATTTCCCAAAAGGTCGAAACGCACGACGAGCATTAG
- a CDS encoding ATP synthase subunit I, whose product MTSELPKYMRWLTRVTYTLLAIGACWMLIAPHHHPVVLGIVFGASVSCMSAYYLGHRVRKITDAVSEGRKARGGLGFAWRAIAAIAALVVAIEFPHEVNLIALMASLVAAPIILLIVGILITHKDTKAEALYFEQKRREKEKLAEERGEKNA is encoded by the coding sequence ATGACTAGCGAATTACCGAAATACATGCGGTGGCTTACACGCGTTACATATACACTCCTGGCGATCGGCGCCTGTTGGATGCTGATCGCTCCCCATCATCACCCGGTGGTATTGGGCATCGTTTTCGGAGCAAGCGTAAGCTGTATGAGCGCGTATTATTTGGGTCACCGGGTTCGTAAGATTACGGACGCGGTGTCGGAAGGAAGAAAGGCTCGGGGCGGTCTGGGCTTTGCCTGGAGAGCGATTGCGGCGATTGCGGCTCTTGTCGTCGCTATCGAATTTCCGCATGAGGTCAATTTGATCGCGCTGATGGCAAGCCTGGTTGCAGCCCCGATTATCCTGCTGATCGTAGGCATTTTGATCACGCACAAGGATACCAAGGCAGAAGCCCTCTACTTTGAGCAAAAGCGGAGGGAGAAAGAGAAACTGGCTGAAGAAAGGGGTGAAAAAAATGCATGA
- a CDS encoding AtpZ/AtpI family protein: protein MVKRMAPNRKSGPWKAIGLVSAIGFELVSFTLLGFFFGRWINEKTGGSGLWIGLGVLVGLAVGAFGVVVLVRKVLEGSDD, encoded by the coding sequence ATGGTGAAGCGTATGGCCCCGAACAGAAAAAGCGGCCCCTGGAAAGCGATCGGACTTGTCAGCGCTATCGGTTTCGAGCTTGTTTCGTTTACGCTGCTCGGATTTTTTTTCGGGCGTTGGATCAACGAAAAAACAGGCGGTTCCGGTCTCTGGATCGGACTTGGCGTGTTGGTCGGATTGGCCGTGGGAGCGTTTGGCGTAGTCGTGCTCGTCCGTAAAGTTTTGGAGGGAAGCGATGACTAG